The region CCAAAGCAGAAGAAATTGCTCAAAGCTATGCAGGAATTAGTGCTAATGCAATTAAGAATGTTTTTTCTGACTTAATTTCTGTAATCGCATTCGTCGTTGTTTTAATGACGAATCGAGAAGGACTGGAAATTCTCAAATCATTCATTGATGAAACCGTTTATGGCTTGAGCGATAGTGCTAAAGCATTCATTATTATTCTCTTCACAGATATGTTTGTGGGCTTCCACTCGCCTCATGGCTGGGAAGTTTTGCTGGAGGGACTGGCAAAGCATCTGGGATTGCCAGCCAACCGTAACTTTATTTTTCTGTTCATCGCCACATTTCCGGTCATTCTGGATACGATCTTTAAGTATTGGATTTTCCGCTACTTAAATCGTATTTCTCCATCCGCTGTTGCTACTTATAAGAACATGAATGAAACTTGATAGGGTGAAGTCGTTTAGTACAATCCTCTCACTGGAGCAGGAGCAGGAGCAGGAGCAGGAGTAGGAACTGGCGTTGGGGCAGGGGCAACAGGTGCCGGAGCTAATGTTTCTGGCGTGATTAAAGAGGGTTGGTCAGCCGTGTAAGGAATGAAGGTGGGATCGACATCACGTGGGAAGAAGCCTTCATCGTTACAAGAGGCTAAAGCTGCTGTCACAACGTCAGATGCTCCCCGGCTTACTCCCACTACACAATTGGCATATCGCACGGGTAAAAGGCTACGACGGCAATTGTCTAAGACTTCAGGCGCAGCCGAATCTTTCAGTGTTCTGCGAATTGAAGATACACAGGATGCCATTTCTTCTGGTTGACGTACTTGGCGGCAGGCATTTAGTGCATCTGGAGCAGCATATCCATTGCGGGTGACATTTGTGACACAGTTCCACAACCCTTGAGGGTTAAAGGCTCTGGAACATGCAGAAATGACTTCTTCTTGAGGAAGTTCTAACCGTGCTAAGTTTGCCGAGCATCGTCTGAAATCGTCTCGAGAGTCGTTTGCCGCGATCGCAGGAGTGCCTGGGAGGGCGGCAGCAACCAGCCCACTCAAAAACACAATGCCCGTTGAGAGGTGAATTAAGCGACCAAAGTGCCAATTCATGTTCGGAGCCGATTCAACTTGATGATGCTTCAATCCGTTCATATCTAACACCACAAAACATCCATTTAGCTTGTGCCAATGTTTTCTATCAGTGCCAATGTAACTGATAGAAGACGGTAACCAGTAAAAGGTCTTGCACATTCTCGCACATTTGCCCAAAACTGAGCGGGTTAAGCGGCGATCGCTCCATAAAAGGTGACGCTTTCTTATAAAGAAAAGCTAATTTTTGCTGCACAATTGATACTAAAAAACCTTAATTGTTACCCGAATTCACAGCCATTAATCTACTACGCTGTTAAGAGTAGATGAATTCACTGATACACCGAGGATTCCGGGTATGCATTTGAGTGAGCTAACACACCCTAACCAGTTACATAGTCTGTCTACCTACCAGCTTCAACAGATTGCCCGCCAAATCCGGGAGAAACACCTGGAAACGGTTGCGGCAACTGGTGGACATTTGGGACCAGGTTTAGGTGTGGTTGAATTAACAATTGCTTTGTACTATACCCTTGATCTCGATCAAGACAAAGTGATCTGGGATGTGGGGCATCAGGCGTATCCTCACAAAATGCTGACTGGACGTTATTCTCGCTTCCACACCCTGCGTCAAAAAGATGGCATCGCGGGCTACCTCAAACGTAGCGAAAGTAAATTTGATCATTTCGGTGCAGGGCACGCTTCCACCAGCATTTCAGCCGCTTTGGGGATGGCACTTGCCCGCGATTTGAAGGGTGAAAAGTTCAAAGTGGTAGCGGTGATTGGAGACGGCGCATTAACTGGTGGTATGGCGCTGGAAGCAATTAACCATGCTGGACACCTGCCGAAGACCAACCTACTCGTTGTGCTCAACGATAACGAAATGTCGATTTCTCCTAACGTTGGAGCTATCCCTCGATACCTGAACAAACTTCGCCTTAGCCCACCCGTTCAGTTTCTCAGCGATAACTTGGAAGAACAACTCAAGCATTTACCCTTTGTTGGCGAATCGCTTTCTCCCGATCTCAATCGCCTCAAGGAAGGCATGAAACGGCTGGCAGTGCCCAAAGTTGGTGCAGTATTTGAAGAACTCGGTTTTACCTACATGGGACCGATCGATGGGCACAACCTGGAAGAACTAATTGCCACCTTCCAGCAAGCACACAAAACGCCGGGACCTGTTTTAGTGCATGTCGCAACTGTGAAAGGCAAGGGGTATGAAGTTGCTGAACAAGATCAGGTTGGTTATCACGCCCAAAATCCATTCAACATAGCCACTGGGAAAGCGATTCCTTCTACCAAACCCAAACCTCCTGGCTATTCCAAAGTGTTTGGCGAGACCTTGACTAAAATTGCCGAAAACAATCCTAAAGTCATTGGCATTACCGCCGCAATGGCAACTGGAACTGGACTCGACATTTTGCAAAAGCGCTTGCCAGATCAATACATTGATGTGGGTATTGCGGAGCAACACGCGGTCACACTCGCTGCTGGGCTTGCCTGCGAAGGGATGCGCCCCGTTGCCGCGATTTACTCGACCTTTTTGCAACGCGCCTTCGATCAGATTGTTCATGACGTTTGTATTCAAAAACTGCCTGTTTTCTTCTGTCTTGATCGGGCTGGAATTGTCGGAGCTGATGGTCCCACCCATCAGGGTATGTACGACATCGCCTACCTGCGTTGCATTCCCAATATGGTGTTGATGGCTCCAAAAGATGAAGCCGAACTGCAACGCATGATTGTTACTGGAATTGAGTACACAGATGGGGCGATCGCGCTTCGTTACCCACGGGGCAATGGCTACGGTGTGCCGCTGATGGAAGAAGGCTGGGAACCGCTGGAAATTGGCAAGGGCGAGATCCTGCGCACGGGTGATGATGTATTGCTGGTTGCTTACGGCTCAATGGTGTATCCTTCGATGCAGACATCTGAAATTCTGCACGAACATGGCATCGAAGCGACGGTTGTCAATGCTCGCTTTGCCAAACCTCTGGATACGGAATTGATTTTGCCGCTGGCTGAAAAAATTGGACGTGTGGTGACGCTAGAAGAAGGCTGCCTTCCTGGCGGATTTGGCTCTGCCGTTGCCGAGGCGTTGCTAGATGCTGATATCAGTGTTTCGCTGACTCGCATTGGTGTTCCTGATATTCTGGTTGATCATGCCAGTCCCGATCAATCGAAAGCATCTTTAGGACTCACTCCCGCCCAAATGGCAGAACGAATTTTGACCAAATTCTTCAGTCAGCAACAAGCCACTGCTAACGTCTAAAGGTTCGGTGGGGTGGGCGATCGCTCACCCTGCGGCTGCCCTCCACGATGCCTCCTGTGCAATGGCAATCAGACGTTGATGAATTGGGAAAGCAGAATCTATTTACAGGTTTTCAACTTAGAGCGATCGCCGAATCTTTAGAATTCGGTGAGAGAGTTAACTCAATTGCACAACGGGCTGATCCTCGACGAGGGTTTTCAGTGCCAGCAAGTCTTCAACAGTGATGCGAAGGAAGCGCTGTTCATCAATTCGAAATTGCACCCGAATGCGATCGCTACCAGGCTGTCCTGGTGGGTCAAGTTTAGCAATGCTTCGAGAGCCTTCTCGATCATTCAATGGTTGGACTTGAGTTTGGCTCACTCCAATCCGGCGGGTAACAAGGCGATCGCCATCGAAATAGACCTCCGTTTGGTCAGCCTCAGTACCCAGTTCGCCCACAATTAATTCGATGCTAGGCTGGTTTTCTAAAGAGGCTCCCAGAAGTAACTCAACCGAGTTTTCCATGGGATAGGGTTGCCCAGCTTTGATGATGGGATGCCAATTGTGGCAGTTGTTGCGCCGATCCCAGTAGCGAATACCGTAGCTATGATACAAAAAGTCTTTCAGTTGTACGCCCTGGCTGAGTTGCAATGCACCCTGCGCGATCGCTTCAAACGGTTTTTCACAGCGAATTTTGCTGACATCAAAATATTGCTGCACCCAGGTTTGCACGGCTGGAATTTGTGCGGTTCCACCCACAAGCAGCACTGCATCAATATCATCGACTTCTACCCCCTGTCGGCGAGCTTGTTGCAATACTTGCGTCATGCAATCGTCTAACCGTTCAAAAAACTGGTGCTGCTTCAAGATGGCTTCAAACTGGTCGCGGGTTAGTTGCAGGTCGTAGCTCTCAAACGTTTCATCGTTAAAGTAAACTTCCTGCGCCTGGGGTTGCAGCGATAGTTGAATTTTCAGGCGTTCTGCCAATCGAACTGTGAGGGGACTGGCGGTAAGCCCTTGAGTCGCCGCGAAATGGTCAACTAACCAGTTATCAATGTCAGATCCACCCAGGTTTTGCCCAGCTTTTGCCAGCACCCGTGCAACTTTGGGTGTTTGTCCCGACTGTTCAGCAAAATTCTTTTGTCCCCATTTGAGGATGAATCCAATGGGCTTTCCAGTTTGCGGGCTGCTGTTAAGCCGCACCAAGGACAAGTCAAGTGTTCCTCCACCAAAGTCAACAACGAGTAGGGTTTTGCGATCGCCCAAGCCATAGCCCAGAGCGGCTGCCGTAGGTTCATCCAGCATGCGCACCTGCTCAACTTGCAAGGACTGGCACACCTGTCCTAACCACAACCGATAAGTTTCAAAGCTATCCACTGGAACTGTAAACACCAGTGATTGCGTTACTTCCGGGTCAGTTACTTTTAACTGCTGAATGATGTTCGTTAAAAACCAGTGCCCCACCTGTTCAAATCGAATCGTGCATCCATCCAGTTCTGGCAAAAAACCTTGCACCTGCGCCCCGATGCCACGCTTGAAGTTACGAAAAAAACGTTGATCATTCGTAAGATCCAAGGCACGGTCGCGGACTGCTTGCCCAACAATGACATGATTTTGGCTGGCATTTTCCACATACACCAGACTAGGAATCAATGGTGGATTTTGCGCCGTTTTCCAGGTGATCCCTGGCAATGAAAGGGTTTCAGGTTGTTGGGTCACCCGGTTCCAGCGGGCGATTACAGTGTTACTGGTACCAAAGTCAATCGCGATTCCCATGCTTAATCAGTAGCCTGGATAACTCTTTTATTGAGCGTAACAAGCATCTACCCCCAGCGGTAGCTGTTTGAGCAAGAATCTTACTCAGACAGTGAATCCTTCAATTTGCAGCACTCAACGTGCTGAAAGCTTTAAACCAGACATTTGTCTTGTAATGTCTGTCGCAAGTTGGCAGGGGCGATCGCTCCATACTCGGTAATAATTGCCGCAATCAAGTTGGCAGGGGTCACATCGAATGCAGGATTGTAAAATTCTGCCCCTCTGGGACACAGTTGTGTTTCACCAACCTGATAAATCTCGCTAGGATGACGTTCCTCGATGGGAATTTGGGAGCCATCAGCGATCGCAAAATCAATGGTAGACAAAGGAGCCGCCACAAAAAATGGAATGCTATGGGCTTTTGCAGCGAGTGCAACACTGTAGGTACCAATTTTGTTTGCCGTGTCACCATTAGCAGCGATCCGGTCTGCACCAACAACGACACCATCGATCATGCCCAGCTTCATGCAGTGAGCTGCCATATTGTCTGTAATGACCGTAACTGGAATTCCTTCCTGCACACATTCCCATGCGGTGAGCTTGGCTCCCTGCAACCGGGGGCGGGTTTCATCTGCATATACGCGCTCTAACCGCCCATCTCGCCATGCCGATCGCACCACACCTAACGCCGTTCCATACCCCGCTGTTGCCAATGCTCCCGCATTACAGTGGGTCAAAAGTCGTAGCTTTTCAGGACTGGTGGGTAATACGCTTAACCCATGATCACCAATTTGCTGACAGGTGCGGATATCGTCTGCATTAATCGTCTGTGCCGTTTCCAGTAACATCTGTTTAAGATAATCTACCGAGCCGAGGGTTTGATGCGCTACCTTTATCATCCGGTCGATCGCCCAGAATAAATTCACCGCTGTTGGACGAGTTGTTCGCAAACGTTCCGCAACTTTTTCTAGTTGCGTCAAAAATTCAGTGCGATCGCGAGTTGCGATATCTCGTGCTCCCAGGTAAACACCATAAGCCGCCGCCACCCCAATAGCAGGTGCACCCCGTACAATCATGGTTTCAATTGCCGTTGCCATATCTTCGTAACGGCGAATTTCTACCCAATCAAACTCATTTGGCAAGCGAGTTTGGTCAATCAACCGCACATGATTGTCATACCAAATAACCGGATAAACATGACTAGCTTGAGACATGGCAATTGTGAATTAAGGACTAGGAATGATTAATGATTATCGATGAAGATGTTCCAAAAGTTTGTAGCAGCCAGCGATTAATCATTCCGTCATCCTCCGCCTAGCTCTGCTTCAGGGCTTCTTCCACAGTCGAGAGCGCTAATCCTGGTAATACTTTCGACACCTGAACGCCCCCACTCCAGCGATTGTCAATTTGGAAGGCAACGAGTTCAACATCTGCAACGTTTAATTCCCAGTATTCGAACACTCCTAATTCTTCATACAAACGCCACAACCGTTTCTCAACTTAACTTTTATCCAGGTATCGGTGGCAGTAGGTTGAGAACTGGAAAGGATTCTGGTCACTAAGAGGCTAGCCACAGTTCGTTCGCTTTAGTGTATTGTTACGATAACAAGATGGGAGGTTGTTTGTCGAAGCTTCTGTCTGTCAAAGCTTACAACAAAAATAAAGGGTCAGCACGGTGCTCACCCCTATTAAGTGTTAGGTCTTATTAAGTGTTAGGTCTGAAATTTAGAATGCGGCTAAAACCATCGCCACTGTGAACAAACAGAAAACAGCCCCAATGACCAGGAAAATGGTGAAATACGGGGCATGATTAATTCGATCCAAATAAGCGTTTCGCTTACGATCCTCGTCCGTTAGAGGGGTGAAGCGCATCCCTCTCATTTCTCGAATACTCATACAGTCACCTCCATTATGGATGATGAAGTGTGATACTCCACTTGAGTAGAGTATCTATCTACCTTACAGCCTAAAGGAATTTGCAGTATTTGATGAGAAGCTGTTAAAGAACAATACGTTTATTCAAATTCCGCAGTAATCCCAGTGAAGACACAATTTATAACTATAAATTTATAGTTTGTGATAAATCCCGCTATTTTTCCAACTTTTACAACTAAGCGATAAAGTTGTCCTTCGTCTCTGAGAATAATGCTAGATTGGTGCGCGAAAAAATGCGTTTGAACCTTAAATTTACGGCAGACGCTATTGCTTGAAATTTATCAACAATGTTAGCAATTGGAAGAAATTAAAAGATTGAGCTTTACGAATCGATGGTTAAGCATTAACCCATGTAAATCGTAGCGGTGAGCTAATAGACAAAATCTCCACTGGTTGTACCAGGACTTGCGCCATTGTTTCATCTGATCGATTTCTGCTTGTTGAGATGTCAAAATTGCAGTTACCAGTTGCCGAATTTCAGGTCGTTTGGATTTAGTGAGTGTTTCGCTGGAGCAAGATCGATTGTGTAAGTCATTTCCTCGTACCAAGAGTTATTAACGAATTGGCAACCTTAAACTGTTAAGGTGAGTGGTGATGATTTTGCCACGAGGATTGATTGATGATGCGATCGCCCCTTGCCTTTTCTCTGATTTTCAGTACCTTCAGCATCCCTGTTTTATCAGCATCCATCCAGGCACAGGTTCGGGCAAAAGGTACGTTTACTGCCACGAAAGCATGTCCGGCACAGCGAGCAATTGATGGTGAAAATCCAGGAAATGTGATGCTGACTGTGGGCGATCGCTATGAAACAGTTGGGTTTAACAGCGCCCGGCGCACTCATGTTCAGTTAGTCATTGTAGGCGCAACGCCGAATCGACGCTGGGTGAGCGTGGAGTGTGGCACATTTGAGCCAGCCGAACCCGCCTCGGATCGAGTACCGGATCGCCCATCGAATGGACGTCCATCGAAGCATCGGCAGCGAGAAGTTGCCCTCTTTCCCTTCTTCGATACTCAACGCAACCCAATTCCCGTTGATAATGACTCAATCCCTAGAGACATCAGCCCACTGCCCCCCAAGCTAGAACCCTTTGACCGCAAAATCTTGCAACTCTGTGGCAGTAGTTTTAATGCGCCCGTGAGTGAGAGTGACTTTAAACGATTGTTAACCTTCTACCCGGATGTAGTGCGCAAGCTGAAGCAGGCAACCAATGGAGAACTGAAGCCCAATCGCCGCTCTGATGCGCAATTTATTGATGATTTAGGAGCAATTTGGTTTGGGCAAAAAGGATTTAAGCATATCTTTTGTGGGGAACTTGACAAAGGTAATAGCATTGGTGGATTGCATTTTTATGGACGTTATCTGGAATTTCAGGAAAAGGGGATTGCTGGACGAGTTGATCGCTTGTCTGATGGACGCGATGCCAAAGCTGAGGTGATCGACGGCTCAGTGTATTCCTTTGGCACAGCAATCAAACAAGGCGATCGCATCATTGCCCAACATCCCATCAAAGGTTATTCCTATGTCAGCAATGCCCAAGAAATGTTAATTGACGCAACGCGTGCATTTAAGTTGTTCAACGTACCAGATTCACCCGAATCTCAGGCTTGCCTGATTACCATCACCGACCCAAATGCCCAACCATTTCGAGCAGTATTTGTCAAAAAAGCAGGAGCCATTCGCACCTTCTATCCTGATGCAACGCCGGATGAAGACAACACACCTCCCTGCGATCGCTAACCCCTATAGCATTCCAATAATTTGCTAGGCTAAATTTTAATCGCAGATTTAGAACAGGTGTTTGCCATGTTCTTTGTTCCGCATCCCACTCTAGCAGTTCCCCAAGATTCCACTGTTGAAGATAAGGTTCCCTTACCACCCTGCGTTTTTTGTATCGATTAGAACATTATCTAACTCACCACCTCCATCATGACTGACTCTTACCAACCACCAAATCGTGAATGGTGGGCACAACGCTGGATCGAAGTTCTGGAATCCTTTGGTTGGATTCGTCGGCTAGCCCGGGCACGGGTTTATGCACGAGAAGGCAATGTCAAAAGCCTGGAATTTAAAGGACATAAAGTCATTGCCAAAGTTCAAGGAACAGCACCTGAACCCTACAAAGTGACCTTATCGCTTGACCCCTTCACGGATGAACAGTGGGGCTATGTGATTGAATCTATGTCGCAGCAGGCACTTTTCTCTGCTAAGCTGCTATCTGGTGAGATGCCCGTGTCGATTGAGAAAGTGTTTACTGAAAATGGGCTGAGTCTCTTTCCTTTTACTAAGTTTGACATTCACAGCCGTTGCTCGTGCCCTGACCCCGCCAACCCCTGTAAGCACATTGGAGCCGTATATTACCTGTTGGGTGATCGCTTCAGTGAAGACCCCTTCGTTTTATTCCAACTACGCGGTCGCACGAAGGAACAAATATTAGAAGCCCTGCGCCAGAGTCGAAGTCAGAGTCGTAAACATGAGCCAGATATAAGAAGTTTGGAGTTGAAGGGATCACCGGACTCTCAAACTTATCCCCAAGCATCTATCTCCCTGAGTCCAGAGCAATTCTGGCAATACACCGAGCAACTGGAACCGTCTCTCGTGGTAATTGCACCTCCGCCCAGCAGTGAAACCGTATTAGATGTGCTAGGCGCTATCCCATTAAAACCAGACATTGCAGAAGACGGTTCAATGGTTCAAGACTCGTCTCAAGCAGCGATGGATTATTTAAAGTCTGTCTATCAAGCCGTTAGCCAACAGGCAATATTAACAGGCATGAATGTTGGGGCAGAAAGCGAGTAACGCCTATTGCCAAATACAACACACTTTGAATATGAAGATATGTAACAATATAAATGAATGTCCCATGCAGTTACGGCTCTCTCTCTTATGGCAACAATCGACGATCGCAAGAAGCGCATTATGGAGCATCTCGCTCGTAGTACCGGAGAGTTTACTAAAAAATCTATCGTGAACTCTGCGGAGCGGAAACAGCAAATCCTGGATCACGTTCGTCGCACAAAAGGCGAATAGATGATCGGTTAGACCATCACTCCATCACCATCGACAAGCCTCCTTTTCGTCTTTGAAGAGGAGGTTTTGTTCTAAAAATGTAACGTTCTTAAATGCTTAGATTCGGTTACGCTAGTCTAACGATTTAGATTTCTGAGAGCTTGTTGCAAAACTTTACAAAAAATGTCAGATTAATAGAGATGATGCAAACTGGTCGAGGAGGAACAGTGAATGCGCGACTGATTCAGTTTTTAAAGGATGAACTGGCAATTCCAGAAACCGCGATCGCGATCGCGCTCCGGCATGGTGAGTCCACATCTAACCAACTGCCGATGATTCTCTGGCAATATGGACTCATTACCCTGGAAGATTTAGACCGCATTTTTGATTGGCTGGAAACATCTGCGGTGTAGCTTGACAGCGCTCTTCTGGCATCAAGAGATAACTGCTGCACAGCATGATTTCGCGATCAACTTTACTGTACTTTTACTGCAGTCCCAATGCTGCAGTCCTAACGCAACTGCACAGAGGGCTTGTAAAGGCGAGTGGGTGGTGGTGGTGCACCAACTGTGTGTTGCATTGCGTTCATCTTTTGATTAAGTTCCCGAATTCGCCGTGAGAGCAATCGGATAATATTCACTGCAATCCCAGGCGTTTCTTCAATTGCTTCATACAGTTGTTGCTGCGTCAGGATCAGACACTCGGAGGGTGCCAGTGTGGTCACTGAGGCAGACCGAGGTTCCGCATCAAACAGGGACATTTCGCCAAAGCAAGCGCCCTGATCCAACTGCACCAGTTCTTGCTCCTCAATGTGGACTTTTACCTTACCCGATACGACGATGTAGAGCGATCGCCCTTCTTGCCCCTTTGTGAAAATTGTATGGTTGGTTGGAAACGCTAGTTCATCCATGACTGATGCCAATCGAACCAAAAACTCATCCCGCAACTCCTTGAAGATCGGGACTTCTCGAATAAACAGTAGGCGTTCAAAGCTAGAGAGCATAGAGGCGTGCCAGCAAGACGGTCTTGGTTGCAATTAAAGCCAACAAACTAACCGCCACATTAAAGCCATTATCTCTAGAATTCCCAAATTAAACGGGCATCATTAAGTTAAATTTGTTCTAAATCCAGGTTTATCTGAAGAATTTAGTCGCTTTCCTTTCATCTGTCCAGTTCCCTTAATTGGCTCTGGCTGCTGTTCCAGTTCCTTCATAACCTTGTGAACTTGAGCCAAAACTAACCGATCCGGGTCTGATCTCAGCATTGGGAGTAGTTTCTCCATTGCTCGAGGTGATGCCATCCACAGATACGACAAAACTGCCTCCCGGACAAATCCTTTGGGATGGCGTAAACAGGAAATGGTTTGTTCTGCTGTTAACCCCCAACGGGCTTGCCGTGCTAGATGAAAACAACAGGCAACGGTCCAATCGGATAAGAAATGTCGCAATTCTAATAATCGACGCAGGCGATCGCTGGGTGATAAGGGTTCGTAGGTAACAATCTCAGAAAGTTCTTGCAGTTTCTCCAAGTCCGAGTTGCGGTCTAGCAAAGTCAACAATGCTCGCTTGTTAGGAACGTCCAATGTGTTGTCCAAAATTTCTAACCCCCGCGCCATGCTGCTCCGAGAATTGGACTGGAGATTGAATGCTGCCGCTTTAATTGCGCCAATTGGATACAGAAACTGCATCAACATAAAAATCCGTTCCTGGGCATCTTGTTGGAGTGCCTGGAGCGATCGCCGCAACAAATCTGCTTCTTTCAAGCGCACCCGCTCAGGTGACAAATCCAGCAATGCAGCATAGATTTGCCCAATAAACATTAGTTCCTGGTCAATTAACTGCTCAACCCCACTCCGCCCAATCTGATCAAGTACAGTCTCAATCCCAACATCCCCAGGCATTTCTAGCAAAATTCGCAAAATATTACGCCGATCAACGCCCCAGGCAATCTTAAGATGAGAAATTAACGCGTCCAACGCCTCAATGCTACCAATCATGCCAATCGCTTGCCAGGCATAGAGTCTCACCGCATCCGGCTTGTGGGCATCCTCTGCCACTTCCACCAGCATCGGAATTGCCTCATTATCCAACCGTACTAAAGCTTTCATTGCCGCTTCGCGAGTTGATTTGTAATAAAGCCCCCGCAGTAAGGATGGGTAGTATTCCTCAAAATGAGTCGCCGCGATCGCATCCAAAATTGCCCGTCGCACCCGCAACGATTCATCCTGCAATAGATTTGGAATATAAATCCGCAAGGCTTGCAGATAGGCAGCCTCTCCCAACGCCTGACAACCCATCATCCGCTCCTTCTCAGACTTACTCGTTAGCATCAACCGCAGCGTTTGCGTTGCCTCCGCTTTTTGATTCGCATTCCCTCGCCGCATCATTAGGGATGCCGCCGTCCCCCGCACCACCGGATCAACTTCTGCTCTTAGATAGGGACGTAACTGCCGAATATCAGGCGTTTCCTCTGTCAGCCACACAAACCTCAACGCTACTGCCAAAACACTAGGCGGCGGCGACTGCTCAACCAAAGTCTTGACATAAGCCAGGTAGGCTGGATTCGGGTACAGCAGCATCGCTTCCAAACTCTTTTGCTGCAATTTAGGAGAAAAATTGAGTAAATGGGGCGCCAAAACCTCACTGGCACTTTTTGGATCAACCTTACTTAGTAAATCAATACAAGATTGCTTACGGTTCTCTGGTCCAGGCTTATCTAGCGTTTCCATCACCCAGCGCTTCAGTTCCAGTTCATCCACATCCCGGTTCAACTGTCCGCGCTCCGCACTGATGACCAGCAAGTTCACGTACTTTGCCCGCAGCATTAAGATTACCAGGATCCACACCAGTGCCAGTACTAAAATCGCTGGGAATAGCCAATCTAATGAGCCATCTTTCAACAGCCAGCCCATTACAAGCAAAACAACTCCCGTTACCCCAGTAGAAATGGGTTCAGCGATTCCTCGAACAACTGCTTGAATATTGCTACGGGAACTATCAGGAATTGGTTGAAATAAAACAGGGCTAACACTGGCAAACAGCGTGTAATGCAGCAATTCATCATAAAACTTTAGCAGCACCAAGACCAGAAAAAGCGGCAGGGTCCATTCCAGACCACTGATCAACGGTGTTCTCCAAGCCAAGCTGGAGATAGCCAAGGCACTCAGAATCGCAATCCCCCCCGGTAGCAAGACTGATGCTGCAAACACCCCTATCCGCTCAATCAATCGACTCGATGCTAACCATTGAGTAGCAACTTCAAAAATCCCTAAAATGCCATTGAAAATCCCCAAAAATGCAGCAATTCGCCCCTCAGAACTACTAAATTGCCGCTCCAAAGCATCTTGAAAACGAAAATCTACCAGCAGTAGCAACACCTGCGCCAGGATAAAAAACATGAACAGTAAAATCACATAACGGCGCAACGGTCCCTGCAGGGGACGGTTTGTGGAGTAATCAGAGGGGCACTCTTCCGAATCAACTCGTTTGCGGTAAAAATCTGGAAATGCCTGTCGATAGGTTTGGCTCAAGTAAAACAGAATTGCAGCCCCGATCGCCATCATCACACAAGACAATAGCACTACATTATTAAGACCCACCAAAGGAATCAAAAAACCCAAGGAGAAACCACTGATCACATCTGCCACCAGAATGCCACTACTGATCAGG is a window of Leptolyngbyaceae cyanobacterium JSC-12 DNA encoding:
- a CDS encoding ATP/ADP translocase (IMG reference gene:2510095144~PFAM: TLC ATP/ADP transporter), whose translation is MGLIDRWVVQSKWGHKMLRWVNLRSEEAERTFLMFAFYAATSIGLVWLEAITADLFLTQFRAEGLPWIYIASAGIGSGLSFLYSQLQRVLPLRRVIVIIAMLMASPLVLFWAGLAGGDILPFDWRISIAGITIFLMRLWIEAVNVLNDLNTSITANQLFNIREIKRTYPLISSGILVADVISGFSLGFLIPLVGLNNVVLLSCVMMAIGAAILFYLSQTYRQAFPDFYRKRVDSEECPSDYSTNRPLQGPLRRYVILLFMFFILAQVLLLLVDFRFQDALERQFSSSEGRIAAFLGIFNGILGIFEVATQWLASSRLIERIGVFAASVLLPGGIAILSALAISSLAWRTPLISGLEWTLPLFLVLVLLKFYDELLHYTLFASVSPVLFQPIPDSSRSNIQAVVRGIAEPISTGVTGVVLLVMGWLLKDGSLDWLFPAILVLALVWILVILMLRAKYVNLLVISAERGQLNRDVDELELKRWVMETLDKPGPENRKQSCIDLLSKVDPKSASEVLAPHLLNFSPKLQQKSLEAMLLYPNPAYLAYVKTLVEQSPPPSVLAVALRFVWLTEETPDIRQLRPYLRAEVDPVVRGTAASLMMRRGNANQKAEATQTLRLMLTSKSEKERMMGCQALGEAAYLQALRIYIPNLLQDESLRVRRAILDAIAATHFEEYYPSLLRGLYYKSTREAAMKALVRLDNEAIPMLVEVAEDAHKPDAVRLYAWQAIGMIGSIEALDALISHLKIAWGVDRRNILRILLEMPGDVGIETVLDQIGRSGVEQLIDQELMFIGQIYAALLDLSPERVRLKEADLLRRSLQALQQDAQERIFMLMQFLYPIGAIKAAAFNLQSNSRSSMARGLEILDNTLDVPNKRALLTLLDRNSDLEKLQELSEIVTYEPLSPSDRLRRLLELRHFLSDWTVACCFHLARQARWGLTAEQTISCLRHPKGFVREAVLSYLWMASPRAMEKLLPMLRSDPDRLVLAQVHKVMKELEQQPEPIKGTGQMKGKRLNSSDKPGFRTNLT